The nucleotide window CTAAGTTTTGTGGCCATCAAATATTTTCttacatgtctttttttttgttcctcagAGGTGAAAGTGGAGATGACAGCTCCTGTGTCGTGCCGTGTGGACCCCGGAGCCGGCCCTGCATGTGAATCTCAGTTCACCGTCTCCTTCTACATCCCAGAAGAGCATCAGGAAAATCCACCTGAGCCGGGCGACGCTGACGTGTTCGTGGAGCCCAGGAAAGAGTTCACAGCTTATGTCAGGTAGGAGTACGACCTTTACTGTACCTCCTGTATTACACCCATGAAGagctatggtggccctgaaggacaaaacaaatgtccaaagatgaaaaattttacaaagttggagacaaatttacattttggaacacattttcacattttataaaacaaaaattacatcagcaaaacacttttaccaaggtcaaaacaaatttacatttaaggaaacaaatttacaaaagatgaaacacttttaacatttcttttttattatttttttatttgcttattgattttaacagagaaaaacagtcacatccaaaattagaggttggtacattttcctgttttttggaacaaagaaacacacagatgacatatgaaatacaaaacaacaaataacccccCCACCCCGACGCATACTCCCTCCAGATTAACTATATAGAATtccaaaaatggaaaacataagacaaaaagcaagtataataaagataaacagatgaaagcaataatcttaacatagtaagacacaccatggtgatgctcagtctaaagacacacagcaagctGAGCTCTCAACATGGGATAAGAAAGGGtcccagatttttttaaagatgtgagcTTTGCCACTCAGGGTCAGCCTAatcttttcaagtttaagaaaataaagtacaCTCTTAATCCAGTTCGAATGAGTAGCTAGGGCAGAGGACTTCCAATTCAACAATATCAGCCTTCTGGCCAGCAAAGCCATAAAGGCTAAAATGTCCTTCTTGGCTGGAGAAAGAACagatagaggaggagacacaccaaacaaaacagtacaagcaTTAGGGACCAGTCTTACCCCAGTTACAATAGTCAACGTTCCGAATACCTCAGAACGCATTTAGAGAGGGACAGCTCCAGAACATCACTTtgaccatttctgaaacaaattaacatttcatttttatgggaagggaatgtaccaaataccgaaagtgatccggaagtgatcgaATGAGGGgtcatttactttgttttgatggagagaaaccaaacagagcgACATGGTtaacatattaggacatcctcgggtctcagagagaggtgtcagacctcagatgaaaaagcatcatgtctccgcaaaaccttcatcatgtgtcagaattcagataaAACGGCTTCAGACCacagcctcaggctaaacggagtcagacttaacggtgAAAGTGTTCCAtagtttgtaaaattgtctccaactttgtaatagtgttttgtccttcagggccactgtaaagAACAGACTTTATATCACTAGTATACAGAACAAAAACCTTCTCTTGATCCTTCTCCCAGGAGTTACGGTGGGTTCTCCAATGAGAACATGAAGCGCCAAGAGCTCCTCAAACTTCTGGAGAGCCTGCAGAGAGACGGAGTGCCGCATGTTGACCATCCTTTCTACGTATGTGGGTACGACAGTCCCTTCAAACTGACCAACCGTAAGAATGAGGTGTGGGTACTCATGAAGGAGCCAGAGTAGGATGTATCAAGGCCAACTCTTAGTCCAACATAACCacgatttgtttttgttaaagtaTGATCATTTATGACTTTATAACATCTGAACAGTTCTGCCACACTAATCTGAAACCAAAGGGACTAAAATAGAAATGTCATGTATAGTAATAATAGTGATAGTTTTTAAGGTAACGCTAAcaacagacattttaaaatactttttattataataataataatacattttatttggtgGTGTCTTTCAAGTCACCCAAGGTCAGCTTacagggaataaaataaaaaacattcatcattaaaacatcattaaaacaaacagactaagtaataatataaaataaaaataaaaataaaaaaaactagtgaagtgcacAGGGTTCAGTTAAAGGGAATATGCTAATTTGaaaaggtgggttttgagttgggatttgaatgatgatttttcctgtctgtcttaaTTTTTTTACTGCCTCCACTAAAAGTTACTGAATTATAGACTCACTGGAATAGGCCAAACAAGCTCTAACATATGAAGCTGGAAGAAAAACTGAGTGCAGTGGCACATTGTGTCCAGCAGGTGGAGCCAAGACGCCAGGAAACATTTCTCTCATTTGATGCACTTTGAGATGACAAAAAACCACAAgtgccttttttcttttttttttatgaattgttGAGTATGGacttattttcttaatttaatgATTCACAATGCAAATTAATATGTATCAATTGATCTATATTTCTATTCAAATGACCTGAAAATGAAGATTAAGTGCAGGATGGAGAAATGAAGGTTAATTCAGAGCTGTTTTGAAACTCTAGTTACATacctgagcttttttttttctattatcagttgctgtttttgttcctccATGTCAATTTTGGCTTTTCAACAGTGACTCCCTAATGTAATTCCAGCATTATATAATAGGGATTGAAATCAACAGTCCTCATGCTGTTAGAGAAGTGAGCTTTAAAGTTCAGCCAAAGCCAAAATTAAGCATGAAATATGTCCCGAAAGGCATGTGTCTTTCAAATATTTACGGTCTCTCTTCTTTGAGTTACTGCAGAtggtgggaaaaaaataaacatccactgACCTTCTTATGAGGTCCTGCAACTCTTAATGCCATTTACCACAGGAGGAGAATCTACTACAGTGACTGAAAATACTTAATTTTCATGctgaaaggattttttttatatcgAGATGAACTTGAAAATTGTGAATCCATCCTTAAACTGTGCAGGTCATCTGCAGAgtgtgacagcagcagctttCTTCCTTCTGTCACTCACTGGTCTCACTGTGAAGGTGACTCTGCCCGCCTGATAGACTTAATGTTGGTAAATCTCAGTTTGTCTGATCTCTGTCCTCACTTACTGTCACCACTGTCACACTTGTTACCGTGAGCGGACTGAGTCACAGTAAATCTGGGCCAGAAAAGTTGGCACCATTCTAGAGTCTGCCTAAAAAATACATTCCCTGAATAACTTTGTCGTTTACAGCCTCAGAGCTTCAACTCAGATTTATCAACATGTTTGGTGCTAAGTGGGTTGAACATTTTTGCAAAGAGTGACTtactagctaataaaaatcatTGCTTTTAATGTATACCTCCTTTTTATACATGAAGTCTCATGTATAACTCATGATGTACTAAAACTGTGTGTTTCTTAATGAGGAAGGGATACTACAAGGAACTTGATAAGGGAACGATGACACTGCACTATGAATCATGGAGGATTATACTTGTGTTTAAacaatgtttgaaaatgtaatatctAATCAAATAATAAAGAACTCAGCATGAAACTATACTTTTCATCAGATTTTTCATTACCCTTAATTCCACTGTGTAATTTCAGTTTCATACTCCTTATGTAGTGAAGGGGTTTGGATAAGAGCTCAGAGttccctattacccctctagaacactacgctcctaacatgcaggcctgctcatcgtacctaaaaggtgcatttcaaccaagagttccggggtcttttagcccccagagctactttccctggaactaaaaggttcctgtgcccccattgttgtctgcgtttccaccGTGGGTCCCGGGTatattgtgcaaatcaggccagtgacgtatggagaaaaccatttttattgaataatattttgaaatcttaataaaaagctaaactagtttgcattcccaggaactccctctgtgtttcaacaactgtgtgaaCTCCataaacactgttacgttcagctcaaaagtcccaggacctttgaaaagtactaacccCCCCCCAAGCAGGAGCTCTTCAGGGGGATATTAactaccctgaactaaatttagaccctggttcctccggttcaaacacacaaagttccggggtaaagttcctgtggtcgaaaaaAACGCCTTAAGTCTCataaaatagtatgggaggttgagccttcatttatcaggcccctctcctttggaatcaacTACCACTCAGGGTCAGGGAGGCagccaccctctccacttttaagagtagacttcaaactttcctttttgatgaagcttatagttagagctggctcaggcttggaccggctcttagttatgctgtataggcttagactgccgggtaGAATTGACACCCTGGGATTCTatgtttccctctctccccatctctctgcctgtctctttctgtcctatcaaagttactaaccacagaccttcctggagtccctgagctcccttgtcttgtaagttcctctggatctctgctgtagacggcctgctgctgtggatgaaCCAGACTCCAACTGCTACAACTATTACCATCCgactccccactatcatctctctcttcatttccctctacccctcttcccctctctccaaccccaactctgtctcagcagatgtgtgtctaacatgagtctggtcctgcttgaggtttctgcctgttaaaggaagtttgttcttgccgctgtaacttgctaaatgctgctaaagcgctctactcatggtggattaagatgagattagactgagtcctgtctataaaatgggactggatcttaactTGTtgtgatgttgggtctttgtcaataatataacatagtgcccagtctagacctgctctgtttggggcTGTATAGATAAAGgtgtatttctgtatttatgtatttatcataCATAAAAAAGAGTGCTGTTGTGCACAATATCAGAACGGCTGTTTTTGGACACAGTGTTCTGATATTCAGAATAACGGAACAACCTTGTATGTGATATTATTCTTAAACACTTCTTCGAGCAGCATATAGCAGTATTCTGTAACTTGAGCTGAACTGGACTGTTGGACgtctttgtttctcttgtttcttacatttttatcCGTTCCCACTTTTCCACCTAAGAGTGAAAAAACATCTGCTGACCGTTGTTTCGGTGGCGTTATCTGTATCCATGACACCAAAAGGTAATGCGATACACGTAGTTTAAAGTCCCAGTGCTAGTATACTTCCTATCAGCACTCATGGAATACcttttgtccaatcagattgCTCCGTTGAACTTATGCTGTATAATGTCCTGTGAGCTCCACTGTGACTTGTTTACCTGATCTGTACAGGATACAGTTCAGAGCGTCCTCCACACTCTGACGCTCGTGACCTTTTTATCAGCGTCCATGTCGCCCTTCATCGTCTCTCACCTTCTCCTCTCGCTGTCAGGTTCACGTCTGCTGAgtcacttgttttatttttggcagAAATGTTCCCAATATCATGTTCAGACGCTCAGCAGAAACAAGGTTTAATTCATCCTCTGTGTTCACAACGAGAAACTGTCTCTGCTGGTCTGATCGATCTCATTGGCTGTGCTCTGTGAGGTGAAACATTACTGCACAGAGGAAACATATAATGAGGCTCATTGTTTAACACCACAGTTGTTTGATTTAATGTTAGACACCTCTTACAGCTGACTGGAGACCTTGATTCAGCATGTGTAGATCAGCAGGACACTTACTAAACAAAAAGTAGATTCCAGTTTGTTCCCATGCACCATGTTACCTATGGCTGCCATATTTGCCTGCactgtgtgtgactgtagatGTGGTAGCAGTTGTTTTCTGTGCATGTGAGTTTTATTGACATGGTTGTATTTCAGAGCACAACTACACTTGATTCCTAATGGGTGGCCATCAGCATTCAGCTCACTCTGTAAGATTACAGGAGCAAAAAATAATCGATTGATCGATCATTCCTTCTATAAATTATAGCATTTTCCAGACAGTTTAATTCAGAGAGTTCAACATTATACCGCATGTGCtacctttaaccctcctgttaagttgcgggttaaattgaccctttttaaagtctattttaggcaatatatgccttccaaaccagctaaatgcagcataaaaatctgggcagcatgtgacagaggtgtcgtgttaatttatcaatatcacttcataaaaaataaaactaaaaaatgtaaaataaaataaacaaaaatctatgtcatgtaaaactattgtatttatatttagggctttccaatgtacattagaagtttcaacattaattttaataaaaaatgagtgagttaacctcattgaactatgatctgtgaggattaaagaacaccaatggactaaaactggatttaaatggttagtaatggagttcaaaattagattaaaataaatgtgtattgggattttttggggctctgacacttttggataattgaatatgccccgggtcaaattgacccaggaacattattgctgttccagagaaacaaacataacaggagggttaaggtaaTGTTTCTGCCACAAGATGagatgtattttttctttttcagatttttgatttatttcagttttttaatcTTCAAGACTTTATTGATAACAATGTCAGATAGATTTAGTattaatatattaataataatccatttatttgtatagccttTTAAGTTTACAAAGTACTTTGACAGAAATCATGGTAGAAACTTAGGAggaagataaaatgaaataataaatatttattattttatatgattaaaataatgtaaataataatgcattttatatttattaaattatatatatatgtgttataaattATAACAtattaaaagaaaattgaaCCGATCCAGAAATattgaaaaaattgaaaattacCCCTCTGACTTAAAAATTTAAGGCATCACTTTTCACTGACGGCAAGATGACGACCTTCAAGGTTGTAAGTCAGCTGACATGCACCaacctgtttgttgtttttgttttggaggCAAATTTTCTCCAGAAAAAATGGATGAGACTGTTCGGGAAGCAGGTTGATACTAATGTAAAtatatactaataataataatactaatactaatactactactactaataataatcataatagtaataataatatattttatttataatgcacttttcatttcaagaaatctTCTCTAtgaagaggaaggtctttaaatgtttcttaaaagcatccacagtctgtggggtcctgaggtggcagggagttccacagacgtggtgcagcagcacaaaaggtccgatctcccatggtccggagcttggttctgggagggtggaggaagtTCTGATGTGCAGAACGTGAAttccgggttggggtttgctgggtgaggagttctttgaggTATGGTGGGGtgtttccatagatgcactgatgggtgatgagtgcgACTTTGTGGTGTGTATTCTTGCAgtgacgggaagccagtgaTGTGTACGGAGTACTGGGggtgatgtgttcatgttttctgactctgagtaaGATCCTGGCTGCAGTGTTCTGGATTAGTTGGAGCTTGTGGAGACTTTTGCTGGGGGTCCCAATCTGGAGGGCATTGCAGTAgtcgagcctggaggagatcTTTAATGAAGGTTTATTATAAAATATAAGTAAGCAAAATGATGTAGTTTTGCTATTTGGAACTTTAATGTGGTCTTCCACATGTGTAAGAAACAGATGAGAGTGAATTATTGGTGCTTGCCTGATAAAGAGCCATTCATAAAGACTCCATCAGCGCCTAAAACACAGGTAATAACtattctcctcctctgctgagtCGATAACGTTGCTTTGTCTCATGTGTCTCCTCAAACGATTCTGTCCTACTCTGAGGAAGGTCTTAAATAtaagagcagaggaagagaagtgAAGTGTCAATAGTGTGATTATGCCTGGGAGGAATTCGTATTGATTCGTGTCTGACAGCCAGCTGGACGCAGCGTCAGGCGGCACGTGACTCTGTCGAACGGGAGGTAGAGGGACTTCATTGTAAAAACTAAGAGGTGGTCGGTGTCTTGTGCCCTCGGGGGAGGTTGAGGAGACCTGTGGAGAATGTAGAGAGGTGGCAGGTGGGACTGGACTGATATGGAGTCAGTGTAAAGCTCTGTTAAAGGCTGAGTCCAGAATGAGACGTA belongs to Notolabrus celidotus isolate fNotCel1 chromosome 13, fNotCel1.pri, whole genome shotgun sequence and includes:
- the hebp2 gene encoding heme-binding protein 2 gives rise to the protein MLKAVGQVLFSSGLQNPKFTPAEKQGQDYEIRTYHATKWVSTTLSGMKMDESLSTGFRRLFSYIQGNNKDKVKVEMTAPVSCRVDPGAGPACESQFTVSFYIPEEHQENPPEPGDADVFVEPRKEFTAYVRSYGGFSNENMKRQELLKLLESLQRDGVPHVDHPFYVCGYDSPFKLTNRKNEVWVLMKEPE